The DNA region GTCGTAGGCGGCATCGTCGACGTGGATCGTCATGTTCACCGTGTAGGTGCCGGTCGTCTCGTCGAGGGTGACCGAGTTCGCGGTCGCGTCGACGAAGCCGGTCAACCCCTTCACGGCATCGAGCCACTCCGGCACCGACGGCAGGGTCGGGCTCTGGGCGTCGATCGTCAGGGTCGCGACGCGCTGCCCTTGCAGGGGAGTGTCCGCCTGGGCGTACGCCTCGAGCGGGGTCGCCGAGTCGATGGCCACGCCGGTGATCGCGACGCCGGCGGGCAGCGAGGACTTCAGCGACGTCAGGTAGGGCTGCCATGCGATCTCGGTGGAACCGCCGACGGACTGCGCGGCCTCGCGCAGCACCGTCCCGGTCTCGGTGTCGCGGACGTCCTTGAACTGGGACTGCTGTCGCAGCAGGGAGAGCGTCTGGTTCTGGGCATCGGTGAGGTCGTCGTGCGCCTGCGTGCCGAGGAGATCGGCGCCGCCGATCGCGATGCCGACGAGGACGGCGACCAGGACGACACCGGCCCACATGCGGCGGACCACCCTGCGCGCTCGGCGATCGGCGAGTACCTCGGTGGGCAGCAGGTCCACACTGGGACGTCTGCCGATCACGATCTCGTTCGCGTTGCCCCGACTTTGCCGCCTGACACGCTCGGCACTGTCCACCGCCACCCGGGCGGCGGCGCTGTCCGCGTTGCCGCGTCGACGAGCAACCGTGGGCAGCATCGACTTGGTCGTCTGGCTCATGCTGCCTTCCCTCCGGCCGCGAGTCCCCAGGCGACCGCGATCGACGTGCCGTGCGCGTGCAGGTCCTCAGTCCGGACCGACTTCGCGACGGCCGCGTTGGCGAAGGGAGCACCGAACCGGACCGGCGTCCGGGTGAACTCCGACAACGCGACCGCGAATCCGGGAAGGGCCGCTCCCGCACCGCTGAGCAGGATCTCGGCGACGGGCTCCTCCGGGTGGGTGTTCGCGAAGTAGTTGATCGTGTTCCGCAGACTTGCGAGCATCTCGCCCACCGTCTCGCGGACTGCAGCGACGGCGAGCGCGTCGTCTCCCGTCTTCGCGGTGAGCGGGTCCATGCCGAGGTGTCGTTTCACGGCCTCGGCAGCGTTCTCGTTGATGGACATCCGTCCAGCGAGCATCCGCGTGACGTCATCGCCACCCGTCGGGATGATGCGGACGAACTTCGGAACCCCGTCGGTGACGACCACCACGGTCGTCGTGTTGCCACCGCACTCGACGATGGCCACCGTTCCCCGCCTGCTCGTCGGAGCGAGCACCCGCGCCAACGCGAACGGGATGAGGTCCACGCCGACCGGGTTGAGGCCGGCGTTCTGGACGGCGCGCACGTTCGCGAGTACCGCGTCCTTCACGGCGGCGATGAGCAGGCCGGTGACGGTGGGGCCGTTCTCCCCAAAACCCTCACCCGTCGGGTAGAAGTCGAGGATGGCGTCGCCGACCGGGACCGGGAGCATGTCCTGCACCTGGAACGGCAGGGACTCGCGGATCTGTGCGATCGGTGCACGTGGCACCGTCAGGTCGCGCGACAGCACACGCTGGTTGCCCATACCGAGCACGACGTCCTTCGACCGGAAGCGTCCGATCGACCAGAGCTGGCGGAGCGCACCGGCGACGGTGTTGGGCTCGACCACCTCCCCCTGACGCGTGGCGCCCTCGGGGACCGGGACCTCGGCGAACCGCACGATGGTCGGCTTCGGCCGATCGGCGTCCTGCACCTCGACGGCGCGGATCGCTGCGGCGCCGATGTCGACGCCGACGATGCTCTTCGGCATTGCTGGTCCTTCCGTGACCGTCTTCGGGTCGGTCTGATGGTGCGGTGCGGCGTCGTGGTTCCGACGTCAGGCGAGCCCGAGCACACCCAGGTAGAGGTCCCAGACCGGCGCTCCGACGGCGATGCCGAGCCAGGCACCCGCGAGCATCCAGGGGCCGAACGGGATCCCGCTCCGGCGGCCCGCCCGGCGTACGACCAGGAGGACGATTGCGAAGGTACCGCCGAGCAGGAACGCCCCGAAAGAACCCACTGCGAGGGGTCCCCATCCGAGGTACGCGAGCACGAGGCCGAGGACGCCAGCGAGCTTGACGTCTCCGAGTCCCATCCCGCCGGGCACTGCGAGCGCAAGCGCCAGGTAGACGGACCCGAGGACGACGAGACCGATGAGGCCCCGGAGCGCAGCAGCCCAGTCACCGGAGACCGCCGACGCAGCGAGCAGGAGCAGCGGCAGCACGATGTAGGCCGGCAGCACGATGCGGTTCGGCAGCGTGTGCGTGTCGAGGTCGATGAGGGTGAGCGAGACGCTGATCGCCATCAAGTACAGGAACGCGGCGAGCAACAACGCGCCGCGGACGAGTCCCCGGGTGCCGTCGAGGCCGGCCAACGGCGACCACGGAGCGAGCATCGAGAACATCGCCACCACGACGAACAGGAGGCCCGTGGCGGCCTCGACGAGCGGGTAGCGGGCCGAGATGGGCGCGCTGCAGTCGCGGCACCGGGCGCGCAGGAGGAGCCAGGAGACGACCGGGACGTTGTCCCGACGGCGGATCTCGTGCCCGCAGCCCGGGCACGAGCTCGCGGGTGCGACGACGGACATCCCCGCGGGCACCCGGTACACGACGACGTTGAGGAACGAGCCGATCGCCAGTCCGAGCAGCCCGACGAGAACGGTGACGAACGGTGCGACGGACGACAGAACGGTCATGGTCACTTGCCCGTCGGGGTGCCGTCGGCGCGGTAGGCCGTGGCGGACTCGGTCTCCGTGGTCACGCCGTAGGTGGTCGAGACGGGCTGCAGGAACTTCGGCGGGGCGGACGTCTTCAGCCGTCGGTCGTAGGAGTACACCTTCGCGTAGCCCGTGGACCAGCTGCTGCCGCCCGAGTACGAGGTGCGCACCGATCCTCGGAACTGCTGCGCGATCGAACCGTAGATCGTGAGGGTGCCCAGGTTCGCCCCGAACGCGCCGTTCTGGACGTTGAAGGTCCCCAGGTTGCTCGCGATCGCGGCGTCGACCTCGATGTTCGTGGTGGCCGCGAGGTTCGCGGACGATCCGTTCGACGTGGAGCAAGCACTGCTGGTTCCCGAGGAGCACGAGATGGGGTTGTAGATCGAGACGGCCTTCTGGCCGACGATGCCGAGCATGTCGTCCGAGCTCCGGCCGTTCTGGTAGACGATGCTGCCGGTGACGTACACGAAGTTCTCGGCCGCGAGGGTCATCTGCCCGCCGAACGACCCGGACACGAAGACGTCGCCGTTCCGGCACCCGTAGTACCCGGAGTCACCGAGGCTCCCGGTGAACTCGTTGTTCTTCGGGTACCCGAGTCCGTTGCCGTAGTCGGAGGTCGTCGTCGCGTTGCTCCCGCTCCCGCTCTTGACGTTCTGCTGGCAGTAGACCGGTGACCCCGAGGTCACGGTTCCGTTCACCGTCCCGCTCGGCGTGGTGTTGGCGGCCCAGTAGTTCGGATCGCCGCTGACGCTCGGAACCGTCTGCACGTAGACGAGGTTGGACGGCAGGGTCGGGATCACCGCACCCGAACCACCGAGTGCCGACACGGATCCGCACAGCGCGTCATTGGTGCTGCCACCGGTGATCGTGCCGTTCGTCGCCCCGGTCAGCTGGGTCTTCTTCGTCCACGGCGAGACGACCCGCATCTTGCCCCCGGCCAGGAAGGTGATCGAGGTCGGTCCGGTGTAGACGCACCCGGGCTTCGCGACCTTGTCCGGGATGTCAGTCCGGGCCTCTTGCTTCATGTTCGCGTTCGTGCTCGGCATCGGCAGCGTGCCGGCGGTCGTGATCGGGCCGCCGTTGAACTTCGTCGAGGTCCTGCAGGCCGAGCTGATCGCAGTTTCCTTGCTGGTGTAGAAGAAGCCGGCGGCGCCCGTGTCCTGCACGGTCGAGTTGAAGGTCGCACCGCAGGCGGTGATCACGTCGTTCGTCCGGACCGGACCGTCGAGTGTGTCTCCGGAGGCGAACTGAACGGCGTTGCAGCTGGTGGTCTGGTTCCAGTTGCTGTCGTTGCGGTGCGCTGACGTGCACCGCGCCGATCCGCCCGTGACGGTCTCGCCCGTGAGGCTCGGGTCCTGCGACTCGTAGTTGGTGAAGTAGAGGTAGTTGACGAACCCGTCGCCGCGGAGGTCGACGACGAGCGTGCGGGTCGCGGTGTCCGCCTTGCCGGTGACCCGCAGCCGCACCTTGCCGGTGTTCGCGTAGTCGGAGTTGTCGACCTCGTACCGGAAGAACTGGTCGGTGCTGCCGACGACCGGGGCCCAGGTCCCGCCCAGTGCGGTCCCGAATGCCTTGTTGGTGCTGTCGAGGGAGTAGGTACTCGTACTCGAGAACGCGGTGCGGACGCCGTAGTTGACGTAGGAGTTGTCCGCAGCGAGGCGACCCTGGTAGTCGGAGAGGCCTGCGTACGCCGCGGCCATGGCCTTGTTGTAGTCGTCGTCGTTCGCCGCCTTCGTCGCACCGCTCGTCGCGGTGGCGACGACGAGCGACAGCACGATCATGAGTACCGCGCCGAGGCCGATGACCGCCGCCAGAGCGACACCGCGTTCGTCGTCGCGTTCGCGCAGGGCGCGGAGAGCGCGGAGGGTACGGATGAGCATCATGACTCCGTCGCTGCGCCGTAGTCGAGGTTGCGCAGGTTGATGGTGGCTTGGAACGTGGTGTCGTTCGCCGTCGTGCCCGATGCGGATGCCACCTTGAGTGTGACGTCGACGGACCGGATCGAGTCGAGGGTGGCGGACGTCGGGCTGATCGTGTCCCCCGACGCGTTGACGTAGCCGAACAGGGCGCTGTTGGCGCCGCTCGTCCGGACGACGTCGGCCAGGACGACGGTCTTCGTCGTGCCGGTGAACGTGCAGTACCCGCCCGCAGGACAGTCTCCACGCTGCAGCTGCATGCGGAGCTTGGTGCCCTGCACGTCGATGGTGACCTTGGTGAGTCCGGCGCGAGACGTCGAGAGATCGACGCCGGAGTAGAACTGCATGCTCGTCGCCGAGGCGCTCTCGAACGCCGCTCGGTTCGTCGTCTTCGTGACCTGCCACCGCGATGCTTCGCGCAGGTAGCGACTCACCTGCGTCATCGAGGTCGTTCCTTGGCGAGTGCTCTCGTTCACCGAGGAGACGGTCCGCTGCGCCTTGAGCATCGACACGAAGAAGCTGCCGACCAGGGTGAGGAGCAGCGACGTGATGAGCATCGCAACGAGGAGTTCGACGAGGGTGATCCCGCGTTGGTCGCGGTGGAGACGGCGGAGCAGCGCGCGCATCAGCTGGCCGGCCGCGGGTCGACCATGACGGCGCCACCGGTGACGACCCCGTTGGTGACCATGGCGGCGTTCTCCGTCTTGAGCGTCAGGGCGTTGGTCGTGGAACCGGCCGACGACCCCGAGTAGAGCCTCCACGTGCCCCACGGCAGCGCAATCGTCGCGGTGTCCGCCTTCAGCACGGGGAACTGCAGGGTCATGCCCACGGCGCAGCCCGGGTCACCGTTCACTGGCGTTGTGGTCTTCGCGGTCAGGTACTGGCCAGCGGTGAGCTTGGAGAGTTTGACCGCGCCCATCTGCACTGAGACGGTCGACGTGTTGTTCGCAGGTTCGGACGGCGTTCCGACCTTGCCCTTCGCATTGGGGGTCGTCCAGGATCCCGGCTCGGGGGCGAGGCATGTCGTCGAGGACGCGGAGCCCGACGCATCCACGACGTAGGTGCCGGCAACCGCCCGGTAGCCGACCCCGAAGGGGAACAATGATGCGGACCCAGCCGTGTTCGTCAGTTGTGTCGTCCCCGAGGCCGGGTTGATGAGCGTGGTCGGCATGTTCGTGGGGAGGACCGCACCGACCGATGGTGTGGTCGTGTACCCGAAGGTGTACTTCGCCGCCGCGTCGAAGCTGAACGCAGCCGCTCCGGATGCGCCAGCAGCGACGGTGACCGTCTGCGATGACGGGCTGGACTGCTGGTTCGTGTCGACGTACCCGGTCCGGGCGACCTTCACCGTGTAGGTGCCGGGTGCGACACCGGAGACGTAGGTGCAC from Curtobacterium sp. MCJR17_020 includes:
- the pilM gene encoding type IV pilus assembly protein PilM, which encodes MPKSIVGVDIGAAAIRAVEVQDADRPKPTIVRFAEVPVPEGATRQGEVVEPNTVAGALRQLWSIGRFRSKDVVLGMGNQRVLSRDLTVPRAPIAQIRESLPFQVQDMLPVPVGDAILDFYPTGEGFGENGPTVTGLLIAAVKDAVLANVRAVQNAGLNPVGVDLIPFALARVLAPTSRRGTVAIVECGGNTTTVVVVTDGVPKFVRIIPTGGDDVTRMLAGRMSINENAAEAVKRHLGMDPLTAKTGDDALAVAAVRETVGEMLASLRNTINYFANTHPEEPVAEILLSGAGAALPGFAVALSEFTRTPVRFGAPFANAAVAKSVRTEDLHAHGTSIAVAWGLAAGGKAA
- a CDS encoding A24 family peptidase yields the protein MTVLSSVAPFVTVLVGLLGLAIGSFLNVVVYRVPAGMSVVAPASSCPGCGHEIRRRDNVPVVSWLLLRARCRDCSAPISARYPLVEAATGLLFVVVAMFSMLAPWSPLAGLDGTRGLVRGALLLAAFLYLMAISVSLTLIDLDTHTLPNRIVLPAYIVLPLLLLAASAVSGDWAAALRGLIGLVVLGSVYLALALAVPGGMGLGDVKLAGVLGLVLAYLGWGPLAVGSFGAFLLGGTFAIVLLVVRRAGRRSGIPFGPWMLAGAWLGIAVGAPVWDLYLGVLGLA
- a CDS encoding prepilin-type N-terminal cleavage/methylation domain-containing protein, producing the protein MRALLRRLHRDQRGITLVELLVAMLITSLLLTLVGSFFVSMLKAQRTVSSVNESTRQGTTSMTQVSRYLREASRWQVTKTTNRAAFESASATSMQFYSGVDLSTSRAGLTKVTIDVQGTKLRMQLQRGDCPAGGYCTFTGTTKTVVLADVVRTSGANSALFGYVNASGDTISPTSATLDSIRSVDVTLKVASASGTTANDTTFQATINLRNLDYGAATES
- a CDS encoding prepilin-type N-terminal cleavage/methylation domain-containing protein, translated to MISRIAERLRSAREDEDGFTIIEVMVAMTIFAVIAAGIAAGITASLVLSKDTRAREVASTVAMEDIDSLRDLPSIFDIKSGTATPTVGNQTFALTREVSWTRSSGSATACGTGDGSLSYKAVTVTVSWKTSASSSGSQQVTMSSAIAPLTNINSDTTGSILIGVTNANGLGVSGIVPTITGPDGVTVPATDAEGCTYVSGVAPGTYTVKVARTGYVDTNQQSSPSSQTVTVAAGASGAAAFSFDAAAKYTFGYTTTPSVGAVLPTNMPTTLINPASGTTQLTNTAGSASLFPFGVGYRAVAGTYVVDASGSASSTTCLAPEPGSWTTPNAKGKVGTPSEPANNTSTVSVQMGAVKLSKLTAGQYLTAKTTTPVNGDPGCAVGMTLQFPVLKADTATIALPWGTWRLYSGSSAGSTTNALTLKTENAAMVTNGVVTGGAVMVDPRPAS